The proteins below come from a single Antennarius striatus isolate MH-2024 chromosome 18, ASM4005453v1, whole genome shotgun sequence genomic window:
- the tmem275a gene encoding transmembrane protein 275 yields the protein MVITERNTPVPKNEVHKKRRKSRPPGLPSPALCCACGLCIMLAGLNITLVGAFAFSTLMPSANPPIIIGPILLLVAFFFFGACCVCSRLPPPNSSRRSKVDGRGMGLMGHGGLAGGAAFEIETSEHTLQDTTAVQLSPTSSPESSQASSPEKEVPDVAPPGSCKLFTMMEANGTSSVSANAVFSASTAAGGEVRLNLPGEEVVT from the coding sequence ATGGTCATCACAGAGAGAAACACCCCAGTACCTAAAAATGAGGTCCataagaagaggaggaagtctCGCCCTCCTGGCTTGCCCTCTCCAGCGCTCTGCTGTGCCTGCGGTCTGTGCATCATGCTGGCCGGACTCAACATCACCCTGGTGGGAGCGTTTGCCTTCAGCACACTGATGCCTTCTGCCAACCCCCCAATCATCATCGGACCAATCCTACTGCTGgtggcctttttctttttcggagCCTGTTGCGTGTGCAGCCGTCTCCCCCCTCCCAACAGCTCTCGAAGATCCAAGGTGGATGGCAGGGGCATGGGGTTGATGGGACATGGCGGGCTGGCCGGTGGGGCAGCGTTTGAAATTGAAACCAGCGAACATACGCTGCAGGATACCACAGCTGTTCAGCTCAGCCCCACATCATCCCCTGAATCATCTCAGGCGTCCAGCCCAGAAAAGGAAGTCCCTGATGTAGCCCCACCAGGGTCCTGCAAACTCTTCACCATGATGGAAGCTAATGGCACTTCTTCTGTTTCAGCCAACGCGGTCTTCTCAGCCTCCACGGCTGCTGGAGGGGAGGTGAGGCTCAACCTACCAGGTGAAGAGGTGGTCACCTAG